In Erythrolamprus reginae isolate rEryReg1 chromosome 10, rEryReg1.hap1, whole genome shotgun sequence, one DNA window encodes the following:
- the SELENOS gene encoding selenoprotein S: MAGNVAPDPQGPPAGQEGAQFFLQAVSALFSDYGWYILFGLIAIYLLVQKLSKNLQGPKESSVPISTIEPDDVVKQQEALLAARMKMQEQLNVQAEKFKEKQKLLEEEKRKQKIAMWESMQEGKSYKATVQHNQEPMSQASTSTTAVKPKPNKKPLRGEGYNPLSGEGGGTCSWRPGRRGPSSGG; the protein is encoded by the exons ATGGCGGGGAACGTGGCCCCGGATCCGCAGGGCCCCCCCGCGGGACAGGAAGGAGCCCAGTTCTTCCTCCAAGCAG TAAGTGCACTATTTTCAGACTATGGCTGGTACATCCTCTTCGGTCTTATTGCCATTTATCTTCTCGTACAAAAACTCTCAAAAAATCTTCAAGGCCCCAAAGAATCCAGTGTGCCTATATCAACTATAG AACCAGACGATGTGGTTAAACAACAAGAAGCTCTTCTAGCTGCCCGAATGAAGATGCAGGAACAATTGAATGTCCAAGCAGAGAAGTTCAAGGAAAAACAGAAGTTG cttgaagaagagaagagaaagcagaagatagCCATGTGGGAAAGCATGCAGGAAGGAAAAAGCTACAAGGCAACTGTTCAACACAACCAG GAGCCCATGTCTCAAGCCTCCACATCGACAACTGCTGTAAAGCCAAAACCCAACAAAAAACCCTTACGGGGGGAAG GTTATAACCCCTTGTCTGGAGAAGGTGGTGGGACTTGTTCGTGGAGACCGGGACGCAGAGGCCCTTCTTCGGGCGGATGA